In Arcobacter ellisii, a genomic segment contains:
- a CDS encoding polysaccharide deacetylase family protein has translation MIYVIIIVVAVFIFFSLRFSWWRKDISFSYPRVFMYHMISEHLPKNQSKFNRLRVRPKEFEKQLIWLKENGFKSFTLSELVQLENIPEKSVVLTFDDGYEDNFTNAFPLLQKYGFKATIYIVLNRFENNWATDKDLDKASSELNKEKMLNNEQIKTMLESGLIEIGSHTLDHVNLPKLNKEEKEKQLIESKKQIEEIFDIKCDSFAYPFGFYDKDSVAIVEKTGYTNATTTVNGVFDKNKYSNFEIPRIMVSGRQGLYAFILKMKKGRNR, from the coding sequence ATGATATATGTAATTATTATCGTAGTAGCTGTTTTTATATTTTTTTCATTAAGATTTTCATGGTGGAGAAAAGATATATCTTTTTCGTATCCTAGAGTTTTTATGTACCATATGATTAGTGAGCACTTGCCAAAAAATCAATCAAAATTTAATAGACTTAGAGTTAGACCAAAAGAGTTTGAAAAACAATTAATTTGGTTAAAAGAAAATGGATTTAAGAGTTTTACTTTAAGTGAGCTAGTTCAATTAGAAAATATCCCTGAAAAATCTGTAGTATTAACTTTTGATGATGGTTATGAAGATAATTTTACAAATGCTTTTCCTCTTTTACAAAAGTATGGTTTTAAAGCAACGATTTATATTGTACTTAATAGGTTTGAAAATAATTGGGCAACAGATAAAGATTTAGATAAAGCTTCAAGTGAATTGAATAAGGAAAAGATGTTAAATAATGAACAAATTAAAACTATGCTTGAGAGTGGATTAATTGAAATTGGTTCTCATACACTTGATCATGTAAATTTACCAAAATTAAATAAAGAAGAGAAAGAGAAACAATTAATAGAATCTAAAAAACAAATAGAAGAAATTTTTGATATTAAATGTGATTCGTTTGCATATCCATTTGGTTTTTATGATAAAGATTCTGTAGCTATAGTTGAAAAAACAGGTTACACTAATGCAACTACAACTGTAAATGGAGTTTTTGATAAAAATAAATATTCTAATTTTGAAATACCAAGAATTATGGTTAGTGGTAGACAAGGATTATATGCATTTATTTTAAAAATGAAAAAAGGAAGAAATAGATGA
- a CDS encoding MBOAT family O-acyltransferase → MLFNSYEFIFAFLPITFFIYFYLNSKRLTIASKGFLVFASLFFYSWWNIAYLPLILISMLFNYTIGNSLSKNDGENRKGLKKTFSNKSILVFGIVCNVALLAYYKYADFFIENFNLVTSSNVNFLHLVLPLAISFFTFQQIAYLVDSYRGETKEYDFLNYALFVTFFPQLIAGPIVHHKEMMPQFASSWNMVKNYKNIALGLFIFSIGLFKKVVIADTFAVWATAGFDTATTLNLFEAWATSLSYTFQLYFDFSGYTDMAIGIALMFNIKLPINFNSPYKATNIQDFWRRWHITLSRFLRDYIYIPLGGNKISSFRTYSNLLATFVIGGLWHGAGWTFVFWGFLHGMALIIHRIWSNLGFKMNTILAWFITFNFVNVAWMFFRAKEWDDAIKVLKGMVGLSGVVLAEKYNTIFSFLNNYGIIFDKVTGNIGDGSKSLIWIGFGIFFILFFKNSTEKSKEFAINNKSLFLTLIYFLSSILSLNQVSEFLYFNF, encoded by the coding sequence ATGCTCTTCAACTCCTACGAATTTATCTTCGCATTTCTACCAATAACATTTTTCATTTATTTTTATCTAAATAGTAAAAGATTAACAATAGCCTCAAAAGGTTTTTTAGTTTTTGCTAGTTTGTTTTTTTATTCTTGGTGGAATATTGCTTATCTACCTTTGATTTTAATCTCTATGTTGTTTAATTACACTATTGGAAATAGTTTATCAAAGAATGATGGTGAAAATAGAAAAGGTTTAAAAAAAACCTTTTCAAATAAATCTATTTTAGTTTTTGGAATAGTTTGTAATGTTGCTTTATTAGCATATTATAAATATGCAGATTTTTTTATTGAAAATTTTAATTTAGTAACTTCTTCTAATGTAAATTTTTTGCATTTAGTTTTACCTTTGGCTATATCATTTTTTACCTTCCAACAAATAGCTTATTTAGTTGATAGTTATAGAGGTGAAACAAAAGAGTATGACTTTTTAAATTATGCTCTGTTTGTTACTTTTTTTCCACAATTAATAGCAGGTCCTATTGTTCATCATAAAGAGATGATGCCTCAATTTGCATCTTCTTGGAATATGGTAAAAAATTATAAAAATATAGCTCTTGGTTTGTTTATATTTTCAATTGGATTGTTTAAAAAAGTAGTAATTGCTGATACCTTTGCAGTTTGGGCAACAGCTGGCTTTGATACGGCAACAACTTTAAATCTTTTTGAAGCTTGGGCAACATCTCTAAGTTATACTTTTCAATTATATTTTGACTTTTCAGGTTATACAGATATGGCAATAGGAATAGCATTAATGTTTAATATCAAACTTCCTATTAACTTTAATTCTCCATATAAAGCAACAAATATCCAAGACTTCTGGAGAAGATGGCATATAACACTTTCAAGATTTTTAAGAGATTATATTTATATTCCTCTTGGTGGAAATAAAATCTCAAGTTTTAGAACATACTCAAATCTACTAGCTACTTTTGTAATAGGTGGACTTTGGCATGGAGCTGGATGGACATTTGTATTTTGGGGATTTTTGCATGGAATGGCATTAATTATTCATAGAATTTGGTCAAACCTAGGCTTTAAAATGAATACAATTTTAGCTTGGTTTATAACATTTAACTTTGTAAATGTGGCATGGATGTTTTTTAGAGCTAAAGAGTGGGATGATGCTATTAAGGTTTTAAAGGGAATGGTTGGTTTATCTGGAGTTGTTTTAGCTGAAAAATATAATACAATTTTTTCTTTTTTAAATAATTATGGAATTATTTTTGATAAAGTAACAGGAAATATTGGAGATGGAAGTAAAAGTTTAATTTGGATTGGTTTTGGAATATTTTTTATTTTGTTTTTTAAAAATTCTACAGAAAAATCAAAAGAATTTGCTATAAATAATAAATCTTTATTTCTTACTCTTATTTATTTCTTAAGTTCAATTTTGTCTCTTAATCAAGTTTCAGAATTTTTATATTTTAATTTTTAA
- a CDS encoding O-antigen ligase family protein, whose protein sequence is MSNLLNPEFLDKKSWHTIFSFIFRYGLILIILAYFYRLDFFKKKDIIVVTLFSFFFLLLTGVYQIIQEPNIVMGEGIKGTLNNRNAFGLMMGMGFVTSFYLLNYKRNFGLVLLLLFSFFMIFSFSRSSWVASSFSFIILLALNYKNIKISHIVYFSFFMIFLALLYFSFDSFQHRFEQLLNGNSSNRTTIWLYTIEFIKEKIFFGYGLNSFKNLPNDFLNQFPDPHNSILEILLYTGLFGLISCVFTIFIVLKKIYDSKNFILFPIATYFIVVTQFDFGAYGSKELLSFLTIFVFFVYADSFRKTV, encoded by the coding sequence TTGTCAAATCTACTAAATCCTGAATTTTTAGATAAAAAATCTTGGCATACAATTTTTTCATTTATTTTCAGATATGGATTGATATTAATAATACTTGCATACTTTTATAGATTAGATTTTTTTAAAAAAAAAGATATTATAGTTGTTACTTTATTTTCATTTTTCTTTTTGTTATTAACTGGAGTTTATCAAATAATTCAAGAACCAAATATTGTTATGGGAGAAGGAATAAAAGGTACTCTTAATAATAGAAATGCTTTTGGTTTAATGATGGGAATGGGGTTTGTCACAAGTTTTTATTTATTAAATTATAAAAGAAATTTTGGGTTAGTTCTTTTATTATTATTTTCATTTTTTATGATTTTCTCATTTTCTAGATCTTCTTGGGTTGCTAGTAGTTTTTCTTTTATTATACTTTTAGCATTAAATTATAAAAATATAAAAATTTCTCATATAGTATATTTTTCATTTTTTATGATTTTTTTAGCACTTTTATACTTTAGCTTTGATTCTTTTCAGCATAGATTTGAACAACTTTTAAATGGAAATTCAAGTAATAGAACAACTATTTGGTTATATACTATTGAATTTATAAAAGAAAAGATTTTTTTTGGATATGGATTAAATTCATTTAAAAATTTACCAAATGATTTTTTAAATCAATTTCCTGATCCTCATAATTCAATCTTAGAAATATTACTTTATACAGGATTATTTGGTTTAATCTCTTGTGTATTTACAATTTTTATAGTTTTAAAAAAAATTTATGATAGTAAAAATTTCATTTTATTTCCTATTGCTACTTATTTTATTGTAGTTACACAATTTGATTTTGGTGCTTATGGTTCTAAAGAATTACTTAGTTTTTTAACAATATTTGTTTTTTTTGTTTATGCTGATAGTTTTAGGAAAACTGTATGA